From Cecembia calidifontis, one genomic window encodes:
- a CDS encoding IS4 family transposase, with translation MKDFLRDRFFSFEVLVLFILSKSNKGLNICLEEFFGESFLSPTKSAFTQARKKLCYTVFKKLNSLICSLFYEHAKFKKWKGHRVLSVDGSTLELPDHPSMSEKFSYHGFGPNADAGHYMSRISYLYDVYNGLVLDAGMESYTTSEATLCHAHLGHIKEGDLLVCDRYYASLRLFFELKGKGADFLFRMKDNWWNCVEDFSLSSSTDAEYTLILPPKYGWLLEKYPSLSQTMTVRLIKKKNKKGKISIYATSLLDRKKYTASSLINLYKQRWGIEEAYKLIKSRLEVSDFSGKTAWAVQQDFYAKTLIISLCNILCYDVEPKTKTGRTSKSARTLIINKTYALSKTKSLILKITDLSGELEEIIQKYVNKIASKIEYSRRNQVFKRKFRAKLKYSMNYKSI, from the coding sequence GTGAAAGATTTTCTTCGTGACCGTTTCTTTTCTTTTGAAGTTCTTGTGCTTTTTATTTTGTCAAAGAGCAACAAAGGACTTAATATCTGCCTTGAAGAGTTTTTTGGGGAATCTTTCTTATCGCCCACTAAAAGTGCATTTACCCAGGCCAGGAAAAAACTGTGCTATACAGTTTTCAAAAAGCTTAACAGTTTGATCTGCAGTCTTTTTTACGAACATGCAAAGTTCAAGAAATGGAAGGGTCATAGGGTGCTTTCTGTTGATGGTTCAACGCTTGAACTCCCAGATCATCCCTCCATGTCAGAGAAGTTCAGCTATCATGGTTTTGGGCCCAATGCGGATGCAGGACATTACATGAGCAGGATATCTTACCTGTATGATGTTTACAACGGCCTAGTACTGGATGCCGGTATGGAAAGCTACACCACTTCCGAAGCCACCCTATGTCATGCCCATCTTGGACATATTAAAGAAGGGGATCTTCTTGTGTGCGACAGGTATTATGCATCACTGAGACTTTTTTTCGAGCTGAAAGGAAAGGGGGCCGATTTTCTTTTTAGGATGAAGGACAATTGGTGGAATTGTGTCGAGGATTTTTCCCTGAGCAGTTCCACTGATGCGGAATATACATTAATACTCCCTCCAAAATACGGTTGGCTGCTTGAAAAGTATCCCTCGTTATCCCAAACCATGACCGTAAGACTGATCAAGAAAAAGAATAAGAAGGGTAAGATATCAATATATGCAACTTCGCTGCTGGACAGGAAAAAATATACAGCTTCCTCTCTAATAAACCTGTACAAACAGAGATGGGGAATAGAAGAAGCATATAAACTGATCAAATCAAGACTTGAAGTATCTGATTTTTCCGGCAAAACAGCATGGGCGGTCCAGCAGGACTTCTATGCCAAGACCCTGATCATATCACTCTGCAATATTCTTTGCTATGATGTGGAGCCAAAGACCAAAACAGGACGGACATCAAAGTCAGCAAGGACCTTGATAATCAATAAAACTTATGCACTGTCAAAAACAAAATCCCTGATTCTGAAAATCACAGATTTAAGTGGTGAATTAGAGGAGATTATCCAGAAATATGTAAATAAAATCGCTTCCAAAATAGAATATTCAAGAAGAAACCAGGTATTCAAGCGGAAATTCAGAGCTAAACTGAAATACTCAATGAATTACAAATCTATTTAA
- a CDS encoding acetyltransferase encodes MYIYGASGHGRVIIDLIESYEKIHGIFDDNPEKKEILGYPVLGPIPKNYVFKSSLFIAIGDNATRKRLALELSSRVRFANIIHDSAIFSKRAFLGSGCVVMEGAIIKVNCTLGDQVIINTGASVDHDCLIGDYVHIAPQATLCGGITVGEGSLIGANAIILPGVKIGKWCTIGAGSIVHQDIPDGHKWIGNKLILDPAPLIIVK; translated from the coding sequence ATGTATATCTACGGTGCTTCTGGACATGGGCGGGTAATCATAGATCTGATTGAATCTTATGAAAAGATCCATGGAATTTTTGACGATAATCCTGAAAAAAAAGAAATTTTAGGATATCCGGTATTAGGGCCTATACCCAAGAATTATGTTTTTAAAAGCAGCCTCTTTATCGCTATTGGTGACAATGCGACCAGGAAGCGTTTGGCTTTGGAGCTTTCCTCCAGGGTTCGTTTTGCCAATATCATTCATGACTCAGCCATTTTCTCCAAAAGGGCATTCTTGGGTTCGGGATGTGTGGTCATGGAAGGTGCCATCATCAAAGTCAATTGTACCTTAGGGGATCAAGTAATTATCAATACAGGTGCCTCTGTGGATCACGACTGCTTGATAGGAGATTATGTCCATATAGCCCCGCAAGCGACCCTTTGTGGGGGGATTACTGTTGGAGAGGGAAGTCTGATAGGGGCAAATGCCATTATTTTGCCTGGAGTGAAAATCGGCAAATGGTGTACCATAGGTGCGGGAAGTATCGTTCACCAAGATATACCGGACGGGCATAAATGGATTGGGAATAAGTTGATTTTGGATCCAGCTCCGCTGATTATTGTTAAGTAA
- a CDS encoding polysaccharide biosynthesis protein, whose translation MEFFKKLKVVPRWLIVLIDVLIIFHAAFFAFFIRFNFDLSLVDRFQILPGVIAFSLLSVVSMLLTKSFVGIVRHTNLSDLANMMKMLALSQVLLFLIKQANQTFNWFDSGYLLPFSVALIASLLAFPLLLGYRLLVRELYQYTQYIRHKDDIKKVAIYGAGEAGLLTFNALTGNSADKRLPVAFIDDDPKKVGKLLQGKHIFLGLDGLKKAVEKLGVQEVVIAINKIESSKKRAIVDACLEMGIPTKIIPPVQDWFNVGLKAKDIRDIRIEDLLSREEIVLDKENVKESISGKVVLVTGAAGSIGSELCRQLLHCKPALLLMLDQAESPLFDIDQELSSSFQQIKRKAILADIRNKNRMMEIFATYQPQFVFHAAAYKHVPLMDTYPEEAIRTNLFGTKILADVSCFFKVDKFVMVSTDKAVNPTNVMGATKRAAEMYVQALDQHMNQKNSSNQTKFITTRFGNVLGSNGSVIPLFKKQILNGGPVKVTHPDVTRYFMTIPEACQLVLEAGVMGLGGEIFVFDMGQPVKIVDLAEKMIQLSGKKVGRDIEIEFSGLRQGEKLFEELLNHFELVKETYHPKIKIAQVSPSDFKRVNAEVKLFKKLLEEGSEMDVVKHLKKMVPEFISNYSRFEKLDKEGKLLN comes from the coding sequence ATGGAGTTTTTTAAAAAACTTAAAGTAGTTCCCCGGTGGCTGATAGTCTTGATAGATGTTCTGATTATTTTCCACGCTGCTTTCTTTGCATTTTTTATCAGGTTCAATTTCGATCTGTCATTGGTTGACAGGTTTCAGATTTTGCCTGGGGTAATTGCCTTTTCGCTATTGTCGGTTGTTTCCATGCTATTGACAAAGTCTTTTGTAGGAATCGTACGGCATACCAATTTAAGTGATCTGGCCAACATGATGAAAATGTTGGCGCTTTCACAGGTTTTGTTATTTTTAATCAAACAGGCCAATCAAACTTTCAATTGGTTTGATTCAGGTTATCTGCTTCCTTTTTCCGTGGCGCTGATTGCTTCTTTATTGGCCTTTCCCTTATTGTTAGGGTATCGTTTGTTGGTCAGAGAGCTTTACCAATATACCCAGTATATCAGGCATAAAGATGATATCAAGAAAGTAGCTATCTATGGAGCCGGAGAGGCGGGTTTACTGACTTTCAATGCATTAACAGGAAATTCTGCGGATAAAAGATTGCCTGTTGCATTTATTGACGATGACCCCAAAAAAGTGGGCAAATTACTACAGGGAAAGCACATATTTTTAGGACTGGATGGGCTTAAAAAAGCAGTGGAGAAGCTTGGTGTACAAGAAGTGGTCATTGCCATCAATAAAATTGAGAGTTCCAAAAAGCGGGCCATTGTGGATGCTTGTCTCGAGATGGGAATTCCCACTAAAATTATACCACCAGTTCAGGATTGGTTCAATGTGGGTTTAAAAGCCAAGGACATTAGAGACATTCGGATTGAGGATTTGTTGAGCAGAGAAGAAATTGTTTTGGATAAAGAAAATGTCAAAGAATCAATTTCCGGGAAAGTGGTATTGGTAACCGGAGCAGCGGGTTCAATCGGCTCTGAATTATGCAGGCAATTGTTGCATTGTAAACCTGCACTTTTGCTGATGCTGGATCAGGCAGAATCCCCGCTTTTCGATATTGACCAGGAGCTTAGTTCAAGCTTTCAACAAATTAAAAGGAAGGCTATTTTGGCAGATATCAGAAATAAAAATAGGATGATGGAAATTTTTGCCACCTATCAGCCTCAATTTGTTTTTCATGCCGCTGCCTATAAGCATGTTCCTTTGATGGATACCTATCCGGAGGAAGCGATAAGAACTAATCTGTTTGGCACCAAAATCTTAGCGGATGTTTCCTGCTTCTTTAAGGTGGATAAATTCGTTATGGTCAGTACAGATAAGGCTGTCAATCCAACCAATGTGATGGGAGCCACTAAAAGGGCGGCAGAGATGTATGTACAGGCTTTGGATCAGCATATGAACCAGAAAAATTCCAGCAATCAAACTAAATTTATAACCACTCGATTTGGAAATGTTTTGGGTTCAAATGGTTCGGTAATTCCTTTGTTCAAAAAGCAGATTCTCAACGGAGGACCGGTGAAGGTAACCCATCCGGATGTAACCCGGTATTTTATGACCATACCGGAGGCATGTCAATTGGTTTTGGAAGCAGGGGTAATGGGATTAGGTGGAGAAATCTTTGTTTTTGATATGGGGCAACCTGTAAAGATTGTTGATCTTGCGGAAAAAATGATTCAGCTGAGCGGTAAGAAGGTAGGGCGTGACATTGAAATCGAATTTTCAGGATTAAGGCAAGGTGAAAAGCTTTTTGAGGAACTATTAAACCATTTTGAATTGGTAAAGGAAACTTATCATCCAAAGATAAAGATTGCTCAAGTCAGCCCCTCAGATTTCAAAAGGGTTAATGCTGAGGTAAAACTTTTCAAAAAGCTTTTGGAAGAGGGCTCAGAAATGGATGTAGTAAAGCATCTTAAAAAAATGGTTCCTGAGTTTATCAGCAATTATTCCAGGTTTGAAAAGTTGGATAAAGAGGGAAAACTTCTGAATTGA
- a CDS encoding IS1380 family transposase, with amino-acid sequence MKITNSTEKITPFGGFNFVFNSFKNSGLPELIDNQLGVRALRGGFSYSDIFANHMAIFFNGGDCTEDINVHLRDALEQVPSFSVCSADTILRGIKELAVDTELFINPSSGVSHEFNINGKLNSLLLKSACKTGLLKSGVAYDLDYDNTVIPTEKYDSKKTYKHVYGYQPGVASIAHPEFSQAIPVYVEGRNGNSQAKYLQADTLTRMFGQLTNENIRIGRFRADSASYQEEVLRTLEAHTESFYIRANRCAKLDNILGSIAPEKWQKIRLGVQEMEVTDLSDYKPFGKDRSYRLVITRIRRKDGQADVFSGDAFTYRAILTNEHTSSNEAVVRFYNARGASERLFDVLNNDFGWSKLPCSFLAENTSFMLMTAMYANFYTYIIGEYSRKVDWLKPTDRLKKFIFRFITVSAKWIRTGRREVLKLFTSKDYKPILN; translated from the coding sequence ATGAAAATTACGAATTCGACAGAAAAAATCACACCTTTCGGAGGTTTTAATTTTGTTTTTAACTCTTTCAAAAATTCTGGTCTCCCAGAACTCATTGATAATCAATTGGGGGTTAGAGCCTTAAGGGGAGGGTTTTCATACAGTGACATTTTCGCCAATCATATGGCTATTTTCTTTAATGGTGGCGACTGTACTGAAGATATCAATGTTCACTTGAGAGACGCACTTGAACAGGTCCCTTCATTTTCAGTATGCAGTGCCGATACAATTCTGAGAGGTATCAAAGAGCTTGCTGTTGATACAGAACTCTTTATAAATCCGTCCAGTGGAGTAAGCCATGAATTTAATATCAATGGAAAACTCAACAGCTTGTTGTTAAAATCAGCTTGTAAGACCGGATTACTCAAGTCAGGTGTTGCTTACGACCTCGATTATGACAACACCGTCATTCCAACTGAAAAGTACGATTCAAAAAAGACATATAAACACGTCTATGGATATCAGCCAGGTGTAGCTTCCATAGCACATCCTGAATTTTCACAGGCCATTCCTGTGTACGTAGAGGGCAGAAATGGCAACAGTCAGGCCAAATATTTGCAGGCTGATACACTTACACGCATGTTTGGGCAGCTTACCAATGAAAATATCCGTATCGGAAGGTTCAGAGCCGATTCAGCATCCTATCAGGAAGAAGTTCTCCGCACACTGGAAGCACATACCGAAAGCTTTTATATACGGGCAAACAGATGTGCCAAACTGGATAATATCCTTGGAAGTATAGCCCCTGAGAAGTGGCAGAAAATACGTTTGGGTGTACAGGAAATGGAAGTTACTGACCTATCCGACTACAAACCTTTCGGTAAAGACAGGTCTTACAGGCTGGTCATTACCAGAATCAGGCGTAAAGACGGGCAGGCAGATGTGTTTAGTGGAGATGCATTTACTTACAGGGCTATTCTGACCAATGAACATACATCGTCCAATGAAGCTGTTGTAAGGTTTTATAACGCCCGGGGTGCAAGCGAACGCTTGTTTGATGTACTCAACAATGACTTTGGCTGGTCTAAGTTGCCCTGTTCGTTCCTTGCAGAGAATACCTCCTTTATGCTTATGACGGCTATGTATGCCAATTTTTACACCTATATCATTGGAGAGTATTCCAGAAAAGTTGATTGGCTTAAGCCTACCGACAGGCTCAAGAAGTTTATCTTCAGATTTATCACTGTTTCAGCCAAGTGGATAAGAACGGGAAGAAGAGAAGTGCTCAAACTGTTCACGAGTAAGGATTACAAGCCGATTTTGAACTAA